One segment of Streptomyces sp. NBC_01463 DNA contains the following:
- the groL gene encoding chaperonin GroEL (60 kDa chaperone family; promotes refolding of misfolded polypeptides especially under stressful conditions; forms two stacked rings of heptamers to form a barrel-shaped 14mer; ends can be capped by GroES; misfolded proteins enter the barrel where they are refolded when GroES binds), with protein MAKIIAFDEEARRGLERGMNQLADAVKVTLGPKGRNVVLEKKWGAPTITNDGVSIAKEIELEDPYEKIGAELVKEVAKKTDDVAGDGTTTATVLAQALVREGLRNVAAGANPMALKRGIEKAVEAVSAALLEQAKDVETKEQIASTASISAADTQIGELIAEAMDKVGKEGVITVEESQTFGLELELTEGMRFDKGYISAYFATDMERMESSLDDPYILIVNSKISNVKDLLPLLEKVMQSGKPLLIIAEDVEGEALSTLVVNKIRGTFKSVAVKAPGFGDRRKAMLGDIAILTGGTVISEEVGLKLENAGLDLLGRARKVVITKDETTIVDGAGDSDQVQGRVNQIRAEIENSDSDYDREKLQERLAKLAGGVAVIKAGAATEVELKERKHRIEDAVRNAKAAVEEGIVAGGGVALLQASAVFEKLELSGDEATGANAVKLALEAPLKQIAVNGGLEGGVVVEKVRNLPIGHGLNAATGEYVDMIAEGILDPAKVTRSALQNAASIAALFLTTEAVIADKPEKAAAGGAPGGMPGGDMDF; from the coding sequence ATGGCCAAGATCATCGCGTTCGACGAGGAGGCCCGGCGCGGTCTCGAGCGCGGCATGAACCAGCTCGCCGACGCCGTCAAGGTCACCCTTGGCCCCAAGGGTCGCAACGTCGTCCTTGAGAAGAAGTGGGGCGCCCCCACGATCACCAACGATGGTGTTTCCATCGCCAAGGAGATCGAGCTGGAGGACCCGTACGAGAAGATCGGTGCGGAGCTGGTCAAGGAGGTCGCCAAGAAGACGGACGACGTCGCCGGCGACGGTACGACCACCGCCACCGTTCTCGCCCAGGCGCTCGTCCGCGAGGGCCTGCGCAACGTGGCCGCGGGTGCCAACCCGATGGCTCTCAAGCGGGGCATCGAGAAGGCCGTCGAGGCCGTCTCCGCCGCCCTCCTGGAGCAGGCCAAGGACGTGGAGACCAAGGAGCAGATCGCTTCGACCGCCTCCATCTCCGCCGCTGACACCCAGATCGGCGAGCTCATCGCCGAGGCCATGGACAAGGTCGGCAAGGAAGGCGTCATCACCGTCGAGGAGTCCCAGACCTTCGGTCTGGAGCTCGAGCTCACCGAGGGTATGCGCTTCGACAAGGGCTACATCTCGGCGTACTTCGCCACGGACATGGAGCGCATGGAGTCGTCCCTGGACGACCCGTACATCCTGATCGTGAACTCGAAGATCAGCAACGTGAAGGACCTCCTTCCGCTGCTGGAGAAGGTCATGCAGTCCGGCAAGCCGCTGCTGATCATCGCCGAGGACGTCGAGGGCGAGGCCCTGTCGACCCTGGTCGTCAACAAGATCCGTGGCACCTTCAAGTCCGTCGCCGTCAAGGCTCCGGGCTTCGGTGACCGCCGCAAGGCCATGCTCGGCGACATCGCCATCCTCACCGGTGGCACCGTCATCTCCGAGGAGGTCGGCCTCAAGCTGGAGAACGCCGGTCTCGACCTGCTCGGCCGCGCCCGCAAGGTCGTCATCACCAAGGACGAGACGACGATCGTCGACGGCGCCGGTGACAGCGACCAGGTCCAGGGTCGCGTCAACCAGATCCGTGCCGAGATCGAGAACTCCGACTCGGACTACGACCGCGAGAAGCTCCAGGAGCGCCTCGCGAAGCTGGCCGGCGGCGTGGCCGTCATCAAGGCCGGTGCCGCGACCGAGGTCGAGCTCAAGGAGCGCAAGCACCGCATCGAGGACGCGGTGCGCAACGCCAAGGCCGCCGTCGAGGAGGGCATCGTCGCCGGTGGTGGCGTGGCTCTGCTCCAGGCCTCGGCCGTCTTCGAGAAGCTGGAGCTCTCGGGTGACGAGGCGACCGGCGCCAACGCCGTCAAGCTGGCGCTGGAGGCCCCGCTCAAGCAGATCGCCGTCAACGGTGGTCTCGAGGGTGGCGTCGTCGTCGAGAAGGTGCGCAACCTGCCGATCGGTCACGGCCTCAACGCCGCGACCGGCGAGTACGTCGACATGATCGCCGAGGGCATTCTCGACCCGGCGAAGGTCACGCGCTCCGCCCTGCAGAACGCCGCGTCCATCGCCGCGCTCTTCCTCACCACCGAGGCAGTCATCGCCGACAAGCCGGAGAAGGCCGCTGCCGGCGGCGCTCCGGGCGGCATGCCCGGCGGTGACATGGACTTCTGA
- a CDS encoding cold-shock protein, giving the protein MAQGTVKWFNAEKGYGFIAVDGGADVFVHYSAIQMDGYRTLEEGQRVEFEISQGQKGPQADMVKLAVG; this is encoded by the coding sequence ATGGCTCAGGGCACCGTCAAGTGGTTCAACGCGGAGAAGGGGTACGGCTTCATCGCGGTCGACGGTGGTGCGGATGTTTTCGTCCACTACAGCGCGATCCAGATGGACGGATACCGCACCCTCGAAGAGGGTCAGCGAGTTGAATTCGAGATCTCGCAGGGCCAGAAGGGGCCGCAGGCGGACATGGTCAAGCTCGCCGTCGGCTGA
- a CDS encoding MoaD/ThiS family protein, whose protein sequence is MSVKVRIPTILRTYTGGQAEVPAEGATLSQVIESLEKDHPGIAARVLDDQGKLRRFVNVYVNDDDVRFEGGLDAVTPDGAGISIIPAVAGGC, encoded by the coding sequence ATGAGCGTCAAGGTCCGTATCCCCACCATCCTCCGCACCTACACCGGCGGCCAGGCCGAGGTCCCGGCCGAGGGCGCGACCCTCTCCCAGGTCATCGAGTCCCTGGAGAAGGACCACCCGGGCATCGCCGCCCGCGTCCTGGACGACCAGGGCAAGCTGCGCCGCTTCGTGAACGTGTACGTCAACGACGACGACGTGCGCTTCGAGGGCGGCCTGGACGCGGTCACCCCGGACGGCGCCGGCATCTCGATCATCCCGGCCGTCGCCGGCGGCTGCTGA
- a CDS encoding trehalose-6-phosphate synthase, which yields MVSEHVPQPAAQVLVASNRGPVSYTLREDGSLDAKRGGGGLVSGLSAVDDKTWVCAALGDGDREAVRRGVAEPGVRMLDIDADVHADAYNGIANSVLWFVHHLLYQTPVEPVFDAEFRRQWASFETYNRAFAEALAEEAGEGAAVLVQDYHLALVPGMLRELRPDLRIGHFSHTPWAPVDYFRMLPDDIAAQLLHGILGADRAAFLTRRWADAFIGCCTEILGGTGHTRIGVHGLGADADFLRRRAHEADVDERMAALREQVGPDRKTIVRVDRTELSKNIVRGLHAYRALLDGRPEWRGRVVHIAFAYPSRQDLAVYREYTAEVQRVAETINEAYGTADWTPVVLHVKDDFARSLAAYRLADVALVNPIRDGMNLVAKEVPVVSDHGCALVLSREAGAYEELGTDAITVNPYDVSATADALHEALTMADDERAARTKRLAAAGTALPPQQWFLDQLEALRQG from the coding sequence ATGGTCTCCGAGCACGTCCCTCAGCCCGCTGCCCAGGTCCTCGTCGCGTCCAACCGCGGCCCGGTCTCGTACACCCTGCGCGAGGACGGCTCGCTCGACGCCAAACGGGGCGGTGGCGGGCTCGTCTCCGGCCTGAGCGCCGTGGACGACAAGACGTGGGTGTGCGCGGCCCTCGGGGACGGTGACCGGGAGGCGGTGCGGCGCGGTGTCGCCGAGCCGGGCGTCCGGATGCTCGACATCGACGCGGACGTGCACGCCGACGCGTACAACGGCATCGCCAACTCGGTGCTCTGGTTCGTCCACCACCTGCTCTACCAGACCCCCGTCGAGCCCGTCTTCGACGCGGAGTTCCGCCGCCAGTGGGCGTCCTTCGAGACGTACAACCGGGCCTTCGCCGAGGCGCTCGCCGAGGAGGCGGGCGAGGGTGCGGCGGTCCTGGTGCAGGACTACCACCTGGCGCTGGTGCCCGGCATGCTCCGCGAGCTCCGCCCCGACCTGCGGATCGGCCACTTCTCGCACACCCCGTGGGCGCCCGTCGACTACTTCCGGATGCTGCCCGACGACATCGCCGCCCAGCTGCTGCACGGCATCCTCGGCGCGGACCGGGCCGCGTTCCTCACCCGGCGCTGGGCGGACGCCTTCATCGGCTGCTGCACGGAGATCCTCGGCGGCACCGGCCACACCCGGATCGGGGTGCACGGGCTCGGCGCCGACGCGGACTTCCTGCGCCGCCGCGCCCACGAGGCGGACGTCGACGAGCGGATGGCGGCGCTGCGGGAGCAGGTGGGCCCGGACCGGAAGACGATCGTGCGGGTGGACCGCACGGAACTGTCGAAGAACATCGTCCGCGGTCTGCACGCCTACCGCGCCCTGCTGGACGGGCGGCCCGAATGGCGCGGGCGCGTCGTCCACATCGCGTTCGCCTACCCCTCGCGGCAGGACCTGGCGGTCTACCGGGAGTACACCGCCGAGGTGCAGCGCGTCGCCGAAACCATCAACGAGGCCTACGGGACGGCGGACTGGACGCCGGTCGTCCTGCACGTCAAAGACGACTTCGCCCGCTCGCTGGCCGCGTACCGGCTGGCGGACGTCGCGCTCGTCAACCCGATCCGGGACGGGATGAACCTGGTCGCCAAGGAGGTCCCGGTCGTCTCCGACCACGGCTGCGCGCTGGTGCTGTCGCGGGAGGCGGGGGCGTACGAGGAGCTGGGGACCGACGCGATCACGGTGAACCCGTACGACGTGTCCGCCACCGCCGACGCGCTGCACGAGGCGCTGACGATGGCGGACGACGAGCGGGCGGCCCGCACCAAGCGGCTGGCCGCGGCGGGCACGGCGCTGCCGCCGCAGCAGTGGTTCCTGGACCAGCTAGAGGCGCTGCGCCAGGGCTGA
- a CDS encoding 4'-phosphopantetheinyl transferase superfamily protein, translating to MDRDIECHVWLQRPLTRPASWFGLLEAAELARCSSYVHELDLARFVTGRVLARTALGALLGAEPGSVRLHTRCAECGGAHGKPQPVGAAAGWELSISHSGEVVAVAVVRGHAVGVDVEEFPGPVDPGGPPGSAGGQGTGGLPGVPAEFELVLADDERAAVAELPPQDRARACLTYWTRKEAVLKATGEGLYSAMTDLSVSAPHEPAALLRRHGPGGGTRSLPALADLPMGEAYHGSVAVLGAGSVTIRMHSGAEMLTERFR from the coding sequence ATGGACCGGGATATCGAGTGCCACGTCTGGTTGCAGCGGCCTCTGACCCGCCCCGCGTCCTGGTTCGGCCTGCTGGAGGCGGCGGAACTCGCCCGCTGTTCCTCGTACGTGCACGAGCTCGATCTGGCCCGCTTCGTCACCGGGCGGGTGCTGGCCAGGACCGCGCTCGGCGCGCTGCTGGGCGCGGAGCCCGGATCGGTGCGGCTGCACACGCGGTGCGCGGAGTGCGGCGGGGCCCACGGCAAGCCGCAGCCGGTCGGTGCGGCCGCCGGCTGGGAGCTTTCGATCTCCCACTCGGGCGAGGTGGTGGCCGTCGCCGTGGTCCGCGGCCATGCCGTCGGCGTGGACGTCGAGGAGTTTCCCGGGCCGGTGGACCCGGGCGGGCCACCGGGGTCGGCCGGCGGGCAAGGCACGGGCGGACTCCCTGGGGTGCCCGCGGAATTCGAGCTCGTGCTGGCCGACGACGAGCGCGCCGCCGTGGCGGAGCTGCCGCCCCAGGACCGGGCGCGTGCCTGCCTCACGTACTGGACCCGCAAGGAAGCGGTGCTGAAGGCCACCGGCGAGGGGCTGTACTCGGCGATGACCGATCTCAGCGTCTCGGCACCGCACGAGCCTGCCGCGCTGCTGCGCCGCCACGGACCGGGCGGCGGCACGCGGTCGCTGCCGGCGCTCGCCGATCTCCCCATGGGCGAGGCGTACCACGGCTCGGTGGCCGTCCTGGGCGCCGGCTCCGTCACCATCCGGATGCACAGCGGTGCGGAAATGCTCACCGAACGGTTCCGGTAA
- the otsB gene encoding trehalose-phosphatase, which translates to MGSHPHTPPLPAPTTPAGREGLAALLARPDRAVIALDFDGTLADIVPDPEQARAHPGAVEALAALAPRVASIAVITGRPAGVAVRYGGFAGVAGLDHLVVLGHYGAERWDAVSGTVHAPAPHPGVAAVRAELPGVLDRFDSWHGTWIEEKGQALAVHTRRAADPQAAFEALRGPLGELAARHGLIVEPGRLVLELRPSGMDKGVALTQYVRETGAESVLYAGDDLGDLAAFAAVEKLRTEGPDGTPGLLICSGSAEVPELAERADLSVPGPGAVVEFLSALAQRL; encoded by the coding sequence ATGGGCAGTCATCCGCACACCCCACCCCTGCCGGCCCCGACCACCCCCGCCGGCCGGGAGGGCCTCGCCGCCCTCCTCGCCCGCCCCGACCGCGCAGTCATCGCACTCGACTTCGACGGAACGCTCGCCGACATCGTCCCGGACCCCGAACAGGCCCGCGCCCACCCCGGCGCCGTCGAGGCACTGGCCGCACTCGCCCCCAGGGTCGCCTCGATCGCCGTGATCACCGGCCGCCCGGCCGGCGTCGCGGTGCGCTACGGCGGCTTCGCCGGGGTCGCCGGACTGGATCACCTCGTCGTCCTCGGCCACTACGGCGCCGAGCGCTGGGACGCCGTCTCCGGCACCGTCCACGCCCCCGCCCCGCACCCCGGCGTTGCCGCCGTGCGCGCCGAACTCCCCGGCGTACTGGACAGGTTCGACTCCTGGCACGGCACCTGGATAGAGGAGAAGGGGCAGGCGCTCGCCGTCCACACCCGCCGCGCCGCCGATCCGCAGGCCGCCTTCGAGGCCCTGCGCGGCCCCCTCGGCGAGCTCGCCGCCCGGCACGGACTGATCGTCGAACCGGGCCGCCTGGTCCTGGAGCTGCGCCCGTCCGGCATGGACAAGGGCGTGGCGCTCACCCAGTACGTGCGCGAGACCGGCGCCGAGTCCGTGCTCTACGCGGGCGACGACCTCGGCGACCTTGCCGCGTTCGCCGCCGTGGAGAAGCTCCGCACCGAGGGCCCCGACGGCACCCCCGGGCTGCTGATCTGCAGCGGCAGCGCGGAAGTGCCCGAACTGGCCGAGCGCGCCGACCTGTCGGTGCCGGGGCCGGGCGCGGTCGTGGAGTTCCTGTCAGCCCTGGCGCAGCGCCTCTAG
- a CDS encoding glucosyl-3-phosphoglycerate synthase, which translates to MLEEVERWLTRRSWSAADRPLDRLLAARDSLRNAGSRAGSVSVVLPALNEAETVGDIVATIRRELMEKTRLVDELVVIDSGSTDATAEVARRAGARVIHRDAILPRMPAVPGKGEVLWRSLLVTGGDIVCFIDADLKDFSADFVSGIVGPLLTDPSVQFVKAMYDRPFGDTTGQGGRVTEMVARPLLNLHWPQLAGFVQPLGGEYAVRRSLLERLPFPVGYGVELGLLVDSLHTVGLDALAQVDVGVRRHRHQDGQALGRMAAAIYRTAQLRLSRGHLVRPALTQFERGEHGFVPHTYPVDTEERPPMREIEEYVSRRAA; encoded by the coding sequence GTGCTGGAAGAGGTCGAACGCTGGCTGACCAGGCGTTCCTGGTCGGCCGCCGACCGTCCGCTGGACCGTCTTCTGGCCGCCAGGGACAGCCTCCGGAACGCCGGGTCGCGCGCCGGGAGCGTCAGCGTCGTGCTGCCCGCGCTGAACGAGGCGGAGACGGTCGGCGACATCGTCGCGACCATCCGGCGCGAGCTCATGGAGAAGACCCGGCTGGTCGACGAGCTGGTGGTGATCGACTCCGGCTCGACGGACGCGACCGCCGAGGTCGCCCGCCGGGCGGGGGCCCGGGTCATCCACCGGGACGCGATCCTGCCGCGGATGCCCGCCGTCCCCGGCAAGGGCGAGGTGCTGTGGCGGTCACTCCTGGTGACCGGTGGCGACATCGTGTGCTTCATCGACGCGGACCTGAAGGACTTCTCGGCGGACTTCGTGTCCGGCATCGTCGGCCCGCTGCTGACCGACCCGTCGGTGCAGTTCGTCAAGGCGATGTACGACCGTCCCTTCGGCGACACCACGGGGCAGGGCGGCCGGGTCACCGAGATGGTGGCGCGCCCGCTGCTCAATCTGCACTGGCCGCAGCTGGCCGGCTTCGTCCAGCCGCTGGGCGGGGAGTACGCGGTGCGCAGGTCCCTGCTGGAGCGGCTGCCGTTCCCGGTCGGTTACGGGGTGGAGCTGGGGCTGCTCGTCGACTCCCTGCACACCGTGGGCCTGGACGCGCTCGCCCAGGTCGACGTCGGTGTCCGCAGGCACCGCCACCAGGACGGCCAGGCGCTCGGCCGGATGGCGGCCGCCATCTACCGCACCGCCCAGCTGCGCCTCTCCCGGGGCCACCTGGTGCGCCCGGCGCTGACCCAGTTCGAGCGCGGCGAGCACGGCTTCGTCCCGCACACGTATCCCGTGGACACCGAGGAGCGGCCGCCGATGCGGGAGATCGAGGAGTACGTTTCGCGCCGCGCGGCATGA
- a CDS encoding tryptophan 7-halogenase: protein MIKSVVIVGGGTAGWMSATYLKAAFGDRIAVTVVESDRVSSIGVGEATFSTVRHFFDYLGLDETEWLPHVAGSYKMGIRFENWRRAGEHFYHPFERLRTSDGFSLADWWLKEGDRSKPFDHGVYLTPHLCEAQRSPRMLDGSLFAGGLDDSLGRSTLQEQRTQFPYAYHFDAGLLAKFLTTYGTDRGVRHVVDDVVDVARDERGWISHVTTREQGDLAGDLFIDCTGFRGLLINKTLEEKFLSFEDMLPNNRAVALRVPKPNQATEGMNPYTTATAMDAGWIWTIPLFGRNGHGYVYSDQFCSPEEAERTLREFAAPGQEDLEANHIRMRIGRNERSWVNNCVAIGLSSAFVEPLESTGIFFIQHGIEQLVKNFPDENWDPQLRNDYNGRVAEVLDGVKELLVLHYVAAAREDTPYWKEAKVRALPDGLAERLELAASHLLDDRSIYQPYHGFEQYSWITMLMGLGHEPAGPRPALSHIDPRAARAELAAVQSDAKRLVDALPSCYEYLASIH, encoded by the coding sequence GTGATCAAGTCAGTCGTCATCGTCGGCGGAGGCACCGCGGGATGGATGAGCGCCACATACCTCAAGGCGGCATTCGGTGACCGCATCGCCGTCACCGTCGTCGAGTCCGATCGCGTATCGAGCATCGGTGTCGGAGAGGCCACGTTCAGCACGGTCCGGCACTTCTTCGACTACCTCGGTCTCGACGAGACCGAATGGCTTCCCCACGTCGCCGGCTCGTACAAGATGGGTATCCGGTTCGAGAACTGGCGCAGGGCGGGCGAGCACTTCTACCACCCGTTCGAGCGGCTGCGCACCTCCGACGGGTTCTCCCTCGCCGACTGGTGGCTCAAGGAGGGCGACCGGAGCAAGCCCTTCGACCACGGCGTCTACCTCACCCCGCATCTGTGCGAGGCGCAGCGCTCGCCCCGGATGCTCGACGGGTCGCTGTTCGCCGGCGGGCTGGACGATTCGCTGGGCCGCTCGACGCTGCAGGAGCAGCGGACCCAGTTCCCCTACGCGTACCACTTCGACGCCGGGCTGCTGGCGAAGTTCCTCACCACGTACGGCACCGACCGGGGTGTGCGCCACGTCGTGGACGACGTCGTCGACGTGGCCCGCGACGAGCGCGGCTGGATCAGCCATGTCACCACGCGTGAGCAGGGTGACCTGGCCGGCGATCTGTTCATCGACTGCACGGGCTTCCGCGGACTGCTGATCAACAAGACGCTGGAGGAGAAGTTCCTCTCCTTCGAGGACATGCTGCCGAACAACCGGGCCGTCGCCCTGCGTGTCCCCAAGCCGAACCAGGCCACCGAGGGCATGAATCCGTACACGACGGCGACCGCGATGGACGCGGGCTGGATCTGGACGATTCCGCTGTTCGGCCGGAACGGCCACGGCTATGTGTACTCCGACCAGTTCTGCTCCCCCGAGGAGGCCGAGCGCACCCTGCGGGAGTTCGCCGCCCCCGGCCAGGAGGATCTGGAGGCGAACCACATCCGGATGCGCATCGGCCGCAATGAGCGTTCCTGGGTCAACAACTGTGTCGCCATCGGTCTGTCCAGCGCGTTCGTCGAACCGCTGGAGTCGACCGGCATCTTCTTCATCCAGCACGGCATCGAGCAGCTGGTGAAGAACTTCCCGGACGAGAACTGGGATCCCCAGCTGCGCAACGACTACAACGGCCGGGTCGCCGAGGTCCTCGACGGGGTCAAGGAGCTGCTGGTTCTCCACTACGTGGCGGCGGCCCGCGAGGACACTCCGTACTGGAAGGAGGCCAAGGTCCGCGCCCTGCCGGACGGTCTCGCCGAACGGCTCGAACTGGCCGCTTCGCACCTGCTGGACGACCGGAGCATCTACCAGCCCTACCACGGCTTCGAGCAGTACTCCTGGATCACCATGCTGATGGGCCTCGGGCACGAGCCCGCCGGGCCGCGGCCCGCGCTCTCGCACATCGACCCGAGGGCCGCACGCGCCGAACTGGCCGCGGTGCAGAGCGACGCGAAGCGCCTGGTCGACGCACTTCCCAGCTGCTACGAGTACCTCGCCTCGATCCACTGA
- the thrC gene encoding threonine synthase: MAVETVAAHTESSVDLGPAAALSCRECGERFPLGPLFACASCFGPLEVAYDLPSGSPDELKKRIEAGPNNIWRYAPLLPVPADVADKPNINPGFTKLVKADNLARELGVTGGLYVKDDSGNPTHSFKDRVVAIAVEAARAFGFTTLSCSSTGNLAGAVGAAAARAGLRSCVFIPHDLEQGKVVMAAVYGGELVGIEGNYDDVNRFCSELIGDPLGEGWGFVNVNLRPYYGEGSKTLAYEICEQLGWRLPDQIVIPIASGSQLTKIDKGLQELIKLGLVEDKPYKIFGAQAEGCSPVSAAFKAGHDVVRPQKPNTIAKSLAIGNPADGPYVLDIARRTGGAVEDVNDEQVVDAIKLLARTEGIFAETAGGVTVGVTKKLIEAGLLDPTLTTVVLNTGDGLKTLDAVAATSQVSATIRPSLDAFRDAGLAATS; encoded by the coding sequence ATGGCTGTTGAGACTGTTGCAGCACACACCGAATCTTCCGTGGACCTCGGTCCCGCCGCGGCGCTTTCCTGCCGCGAATGCGGAGAGCGATTCCCCCTCGGCCCCCTTTTCGCCTGCGCGTCCTGTTTCGGGCCGCTCGAAGTGGCGTACGACCTGCCGAGCGGCTCCCCGGACGAGCTGAAGAAGCGCATCGAGGCCGGACCCAACAACATCTGGCGCTACGCGCCGCTGCTGCCGGTCCCCGCCGATGTCGCGGACAAGCCCAACATCAACCCCGGCTTCACCAAGCTGGTCAAGGCCGACAACCTCGCCCGTGAGCTGGGCGTCACCGGCGGCCTGTACGTCAAGGACGACTCCGGCAACCCGACGCACTCCTTCAAGGACCGTGTCGTCGCGATCGCCGTCGAGGCCGCCCGCGCCTTCGGATTCACCACCCTCTCCTGCTCCTCCACCGGCAACCTGGCCGGCGCCGTGGGCGCCGCCGCCGCCCGCGCCGGCCTGCGGTCCTGCGTGTTCATCCCGCACGACCTGGAGCAGGGCAAGGTCGTCATGGCCGCGGTGTACGGCGGTGAGCTGGTCGGCATCGAGGGCAACTACGACGACGTCAACCGCTTCTGCTCCGAGCTCATCGGCGACCCGCTCGGCGAGGGCTGGGGCTTCGTCAACGTCAACCTGCGCCCGTACTACGGCGAGGGTTCCAAGACCCTGGCGTACGAGATCTGCGAGCAGCTCGGCTGGCGGCTGCCCGACCAGATCGTCATCCCGATCGCGTCCGGCTCGCAGCTCACGAAGATCGACAAGGGCCTTCAGGAGCTGATCAAGCTCGGCCTCGTCGAGGACAAGCCGTACAAGATCTTCGGCGCCCAGGCCGAGGGCTGCTCCCCGGTCTCCGCCGCCTTCAAGGCCGGTCACGACGTCGTGCGGCCGCAGAAGCCGAACACGATCGCCAAGTCCCTCGCCATCGGCAACCCGGCCGACGGCCCGTACGTCCTGGACATCGCCCGCCGCACCGGCGGTGCCGTCGAGGACGTCAACGACGAGCAGGTCGTCGACGCGATCAAGCTGCTGGCCCGCACCGAGGGCATCTTCGCCGAGACGGCGGGCGGCGTGACGGTCGGCGTGACGAAGAAGCTCATCGAGGCCGGTCTGCTGGACCCGACGCTCACCACCGTCGTCCTGAACACCGGCGACGGCCTGAAGACGCTGGACGCGGTGGCCGCCACCTCACAGGTGAGCGCCACGATCCGCCCGAGCCTGGACGCCTTCCGCGACGCGGGCCTCGCCGCCACCAGCTGA